In the genome of Gemmatimonadota bacterium, the window GGTCGCCGTCCCAGTACGCGTTGATCAGGGAGAGGTCCATGTACCAGTTGTCGACCGGCGTCTTGCGGGCGGCAATGGCCTCGAGCGCGCGGTCGTTGAGCGTAAGAGGCGCCAGGCCCGGCGGCGCGCTCAGGCATTTCTGGCTGCCGGTATAGCAGACGTCGATGCCCCATGCGTCGACCTTGACCGGCGTACCGCCCAGGGAGGCCACGGTGTCGACCAGGACGAGGGCGCCGTGCTCGTGGATGACGGGGATGATCTCTTCGAGGGGCTGCAGCACGCCCGTGGACGTCTCCGCGTGTACGAGGCCCACGACCCTGGGACGGCATCCCTCCAGCGCCTGCCGGACCTGTTCCGGCGTGAACGGCCGCCCCGGTTCGCCTTCGAGACGAATCAACCTGCCGCCGTGGCGCTCGGTCATCTGGGCCATGCGGTCTCCGAAGACGCCGCCCACGCAGATGAGTACCTCGTCACCTGGCTCCACGAGATTGCAGATGCAGGTCTCCATGCCGGCGGATCCCGTGGCGGAGATGGCCAGCGTCATGGCGTTCTCGGTCTGGAACACGTACCGCAGCAGCGCCTTGGTATCGTCCATGACCCCGATGAAATAAGGGTCCAGGTGACCGGTCAGCGGAGCTCCCATGGCCTGGTAGACCCTGGGATGCATGTCGCTCGGCCCGGGCCCCATGAGGACGCGCCGGCCGGGGTCCAGGGGTGCGAATGTATCATGATTCGAGGGCATGCGGTGGTGTTCCCTTCGGTATTGAGGTGCGCCCTTCGGTATTGAGGTGCGCCATTCGGAGCGCAGGTTGACCGGGTTTGTGTGTCAGCGCGTCTTAATCAGGGTCCTGGCCGTCCAGGCATCGACAAACCCCCTGGTTCTCAGCCAGTCACGCAGGATGTCGGCATCGGCCTTTTCCTTGAAGTCGCCCACGCGCACCTTGAAGCTGTTGGATTTCTCATCCACGTAGACGCCATACGACCATTCCGACAACGTTTGCTCCACCTGCTGTAGTGCGGCTTCGGCCGATTCGCGGCTCGTAAACGAATAAAGCTGGACTCTGTATCCCAGGATGGGTTCTGCTACCGTGGCGTTGACGGAGGTTTCGGAAGCCGCTTTGGCCTGATTACCCATCAACGCCCCATCAGGTCGTGACGCGTCGTCATCGGGCGCCTGCGCTTCGGGTTCCTGCGATTCGGGCTCCTGCGCTTCGGGTTGAGGCGCCGGAGGCGAAGTGGCGGGTGCCCGCTGCCCGAGCAGCCACGCGCAGCCCGCCAGATTCATGCCGAACAGAAGACACAATGCCAACAAAGCAACCTGGACTGGCGTTTTCAACGGAAAGTCATACCGCATGATCAGCTCCCATGTTGGCGACGGCGCCTGGTGGGAAGGCGTGGATCAGGGCAACGGTAGCAAAAGAGGATTCCGGAGATCCCCGGAATCCTCTTGAAAACCAGTTAATTTTACCTCAGACCGACCACCATCTGGAAACATCCCCGGAACCTACATGCCTTCTCCCGAGGTGATCAGATCCATCTTCGTCTTCTGGTGTTCTTCGCCCTTGGTAAACAGCTCCATCTTCCTGGCCTCGTCCGTTTCAATACTGGCCAGTCCGGCGTAGGAATCGCCGAGAATATCGTGTGCTTCGATACTCTTCGGCTCCAACACCAGCAGCTTGTTCATGCTCTCGATAGCGCCATTGAACGCCGCCGAGGACGCTTCCACGTTTCCGCCATCCCGGTCGGACAATCCCTTGTTGTAGTAGTTGGTCCCCAGGTACCGCAGCAGATCCTGATCCTCGGGAATAGCGGCGGTTCCCTTCTCCAAAACTTCGATCGCCTTTTCCAGGTTATTCTTGGAGGAATGGATAGAACCGAGTTCCCGATACAGAGACTTTTCTTCCGGAAACGCTTCCATCGCCTGCTCATACGTGGTGATCACGTTGGCCGTGTCGGCGACATTGAAATAGGCGTCGCGCTTGATTAGGTAGGTGTTGAGATCGACCGCTTCCGACAGTTCGATGATCCTGTCGCAGGCAATGACCACCTTGTCCCAGACCTGGGTGTTGTAGTACACGTTGATCAGGCCGTCCCAGGCTTCGAATTTGTTCGGATCCGCTTCGGTAAGCTTCTCGAGGGCCATCCTGGAACCTTCATAATCTTTCGAGTTCAAGGCGGCGTAGCCCCAGTAAAGGTACCTCTGCTGTTTGGCGGGTTCCAATCCGTCCGCCTCCTCGGCCTCTTTCTTCTTGCCAATGGAGCGCAGTATATCCTGGAGCATCGAGGTCGCATTGACGGAGCGGCCATAGAATTGGGCGGCGTCCGCGTACTCCTCTTTCTCAAAGCTTTGCTGGCCGGTCTGATAGTTCGTGCGGATCATGGAGCCCAGCGTGTTTCTGAACTGTTCCTTGTCCTTCTTGTCCAGATCATCGAAGGTAACCGTTTCCCAGTTCTGGAACATCGTATCGAAATTCCCGCGGTAGTAATGTATGAGGCCGAGGAGGTAGTGGGCGTCGTTGTTGCCCGGGTCCTTCTCCAGGGCGGTCTCGAGCAGTGCCATGGCCTTGTCCCACTGAGGGGGCGTTTCGCGGATGTAGATCTTCGCGGAACGAAGCTCGATTTTCTGCGCGTCGGCGGCGACCGGTATCAACAGGGCGAAGCCGAGGGCAAACAATACGCAGATGGAAACCTTTCTTAAAAACATTACAGACTCCTTTCGACAGGTACGTCGATGACACCTATTCGCGGCCTGCCATGGGTTTGCATCTTCAAGATCATGTCCGATGGATCCGATGTAGACAGTCATCTAAAATAAAGTGATTTGTACCTGTCCGTCAAGGTGATTCAGGCGCGTCGCGCCGGTAACTTACCCGGTCGCCGACGATGGTCATGGTTATGCACCCTTCCAGCGTGCGGCCGGTGAAAGGCGAGTTTGAGGATCTTGATCTGAAGGACGCGGGATCCACGGTCCAGGTTCCATCCGGATCGAAGAGCAGGAGGTCGGCGGGACCGCCGGACGCCAGGCTGCCTCCTTCGACGCCGAGTATCCCCGCGGGGGATGCGGACAGGGCCTTTACCGCTTCGCCCAGGGTCAGCAGGCCCGGTCTGACCAGCTCCGTAAACACGACGGCCAGCATGGTTTCGAGACCCGTGGCGCCGGGCAGCGCTTCCTGAAACTCCGTGTACTTCTCGTCCACGGACCGCGGCGTGTGGCCCGAAGCGACGGCGTCGATCGTTCCGTCCGCCAGCCCATAGCGAAGTGCCTCCACGTCCGCTTTGCTCCGCAGAGGCGGATTCACTTTAAGATGGGTATCGTAGGCGTAGGTTGAAAGGGAGTCGTCGGTCAACACCAGGTGATGGGGACTGGCATCGGCGGTCACCCGTACGCCCCGCTGCTTCGCCGAACGAATGAGATCCACCGTCACGGCCGTACTGGCGTGGGTGACGTGGATCCGCCCGCCCGTCCATTCGGCCAGCATGAGGTCCCGGGCGACGACGGTTTCCTCCGCGATGGAGGGTATGCCCTTAAGGCCCAGCCGGGTGGCGTGGCTTCCCTCGTGCATGTGCCCGCCGGCAGAGAGCGACGGGTCTTCGCAGTGCACGAGGATGGGCAGGTCGAACATCCGGCTGTATTCGAGAGCCCGGCGCAGGATGGCCGGATTCCGGATGGACCGGCCGGCATCGGACAGCGCCACGGCGCCGGCCTCGGCCAGTTCGCCGGCTTCGGTCAGGCGTTCTCCCGCCCGTCCCGCGGTGACCGCGGCGATGGGATGGATCTTCGCCGCTGCGCCGGCCGCCCTTTCCCGCACAAATTCCACCATGGGTGCGTCGTCGATGACCGGGTCGGTGTCCGGCATGCACGCCACGGCGGTGACACCGCCTGCTGCTGCGGCGAGCGCGCCGCTTTCCAGGGTCTCCCGGTACTCGAATCCGGGTTCGCAGAGATGGGCGTGTAGATCGACCAGGCCCGGAAGGACGAACAGGCCGTCCGCATCGATGACCGCGGCGCCTTTCGCCTCGTCGTCCGCCGGCCGGTCGACGATCCTGCCGTCGCGCATCCAGAGGTCAGCCTGCTCGTCGCAGCCGGAAGCGGGGTCGACGATGCGTCCGTTGCGGACCACCGCAAGCCCGGCGACTCCGGCTGCGCCGCCGATGGTATCCGTTCGGTCAGGCCGCATCGCGCTCACCTCCGCCGTTGAGGAGATAGAGGACCGCCATGCGCACCGCGACGCCGTTGGTCACCTGGTCCAGGATGACCGATCTCCCACTGTCCGCCACGCGGCTGTCGAGTTCCACGCCGCGGTTGATGGGGCCGGGATGCATGACGATGGCTTCGGGCTTGGCGAGATCCAGCCGTTCGGGATCGATGCCGAAGAGCCGCGTGTACTCGCGCTGGGACGGGAAGAAGGCTTCCTGTTGCCGTTCAAGCTGTATCCGCAGGGCGTAGACTACGTCGGCGCCGCGAAGGGCGTCCTCCAGGTGGTAGCATACCTCCACGCCCATCTCCTCGATGTCGACGGGAATCAGCGTGGGCGGCCCGCATACGACCACGTCGGCGCCCATTTTCCGGAGTCCCCAGATATTGGAGCGCGCCACCCGGCTGTGGGCGATGTCTCCGATGAGCGCCACCTTCAGTCCTTCCAGCCGGCCCAGTGCGTCCCGCATGGTCAGGAGGTCCAGCAGGCCCTGCGTGGGATGTTCGTGTGCGCCGTCGCCCGCGTTGATGACGACCGCGCTCGACAGGCACTGCGACAGGAAGAGGGGCGCGCCGGCGCCGCCATGGCGGACCACCACGCAGTCCACCTGCATGGCTTCGATGTTCCGCGCCGTGTCGCTCAGGGATTCTCCCTTGGACACGCTGCTCCCGGTGGACGCGAAGTTAAGCGTATCTGCGGAAAGCTGCTTCTCTGCGAGTTCGAAGGACAGCCGCGTGCGGGTGCTCGATTCGAAGAAGAGGTTTACGACGTTCTTCCCACGGAGGGCAGGGACCTTGCGGATGGGCCGCCGGATCACTTCCTTGAAGGAATCCGCCGTATCCAGGATCAGTCCGATCTCCTCGCGGGAGTAGTCCTCGAGGCCGATCAGGTGTCGGTGACGCAGCGCGCGGAGCCGGTTCTTCGCCATCAGGCCACCTCCTCCACCGCGACGTTGTCGTCCCGATCCAGCTCATGGACGTGGACTACGACGGTCCGGCCGGGGCCCACTTCGATGGTCTCCCCGATGTAATCCGCCTGGATGGGCAGTTCCCGTCCTTCCCGGTCGATCAGGACGGCGAGCTCGATCCGCCTCGCCCGGCCGAAATCCTTAAGCTCGTCCAGCGCCGCGCGGATCGTGCGTCCCGTGTACAGGACGTCGTCTACCAGGATGACGGTGCGCCCCTCGATATCGAAGGGGATGTCGGTCGTGCGGACGACGGGGTAGTCCGCGCGGACCTGGAGGTCGTCGCGGTACAGGTTGATGTCCAGCACGCCCACGGGAACGGCCGTGTCTTCCGCTTCCCGTATGGCTTCGGCCAGCCGCCGCGCCAGCCAGTCGCCCCGCCGCTGGATACCCACGATGGCGATACCGGAAGCGTCCTGGTTGCGTTCCAGGATCTGGCGGGCGATGCGGGACAGCGCCCGGGCGATGCCTTCCCTGTCGAGGATCTGCTCGCTCATCCGGCCGCCCCCTCGCGCGGGCCTCTTGCCACGTCCTGTGCCGTTCCGGCCGCCCCCTCGCGCGGGGCGTCCGCCGCGTCCTGTGCCGTTCCGGCCGCCCCCTCGCGCGGCGTGCTCGACGCCGACCAGGCCGCCTTCAGCGTCTCCAGGCTCTTCCGGGCGATGTGCTCCGCGCCGAACGAATAGTCGAACACTTCCACCGAACCGTATCCGTCGTAGCCGGTTTCCCGGAGCGCCTGCAGGATTGGGACGAAATCGGTATCTCCGAACCCCGGTCCGTTGCCGGTGGCGTCGTTGAAGTGGATGTAGGCCGTGATGTCGCGATGCTGGTGAATGGCCGCCGCCACGTCCAGCCCCTGGCACAGGGTCGCCCGGACGTCGATGATCAGGCGGAATTGTGGATGGTCGATCTCGCGGACCATCCGCGCGGCTTCGTCCGGGGTGTTGATGAAATTGGTCTGGGCGCTGTCCAGCGGCTCGAGGCAGAGGGTGACCCCACACTCTTCCGCCGTGGGCAGGCATTCCAGGTACGCCTGGCGGGTCCGGTCCCAGGTCGCCTCGTAGGTCTGGTCCGGCAAGACATTGCGTTGCTTCGGCGAACCGGCCACCATGAACCGGCCGCCGATGTCTCCGCAGAACCGTATCAGGTCGCAGAGGTACAGACGGGTGCAGTACCGGATGCCGTCGTCGGGGTGGTTTAGGTAGAGGCCTTCCGGGCTGAGCAGGAGCCAGTGCAGCCCGGTGATTTCGATGCCGGATTCCGCCGCGTCGTCGCGAATCGCCTTCCGGGCGTCGGGACCGACCTCGTTCACCGACCGCGCCACCGTGAAAGGCGCGATCTCCACGCCGTCATATCCGATTTCCGCGGCGGTCTGGAAGATCCGCCGGAGGGGGACGTCCTGGAACATCTCGTTGCAGAAGGCGAACTTCATACGGGTTGTCCCGCCTCTTCCATCCTTTCCGTCATTTCCCGGCCGGTCGCGGCGTATTCGTTCTTGAGATCCTGCGGGAGGGTGCGCCAGACCAGGAAGCGCTTGCGCAGCACGCTCAGGAAGCGCCGGTTGATGCGCTGCCAGGACGCCACGTCGCCGCTCTCGCGGTGGATGTCCACCCATACGGCGTAGAGATCTCTTTCATTCTCCGCCGGCGCGGCGCTGAGCGAGACCTTCTGGCTGATGCCCAGGTCGTAGGGGGCGAGCCAGGTCATCATCGAGATATGGTACATGGGCTGGTCCGTTGCGCCTTCCACGGCCGTCAGCTGGACGTTCTCCGTAACGAAGGCGCCCAGGGAACCCTCCTCGTAGGATTCGAAGACCCGCGTGAGATAGGCGTACATGCCCAGCACCTCGACGCTGCCGATGGTGAAGGGGAAGTCGAAGCTCCAGTCGTCCCCGTCGGGCTCGGGGAACTTCCACTCCCGGCCCACGTCGGGCACGGCCATGTCCGCCGCCTTCTTGGCCGGATAGGCTGTGGACAGGAACACCGTGGCCATGACCACGACCACCGACCAGACGGCCGACAGTGAGGAATAGTTCAGCGACAGGCCGGCGAGGATGTCGTAGTTCGCCAGCACAAGGGTGATGGTCTGTCCCCCCAGGTAGCCCAGCACGGCGCCCACCGTGGCGAAGACCGAGGACTCGGCCAGGAACAGCGCCGCGATGTGACTCGGCGCCAGGCCTACCGAACTGTAGACGCCGATTTCACGGAAGCGCTCGTGGACCGCGCCCATCATGGTGTTCAGGACGATCATGGCGGCGACGAGGATGGGGATGAGGAAGTTTCCGAGGCCCCCGATGGAGGTGGAACCGATGGAACTGTAGACGTTGACGGTGCCGTCCTTCCCCACGAACATGGTCATGGCGACCCGGGACAGGAAGTCCTCGATATCGCGGTCGAAATCGGGGTTCAGCTGTCCGCTCTCGTCCAGGAAGTCCGTGATGGCGACCGAATACATCTTGCCGTCGAGATCCATGACGGTCTCGAACGGCAGGATCATGACGTTGTTGGATTCGAGATGGATGAAGGCCTCCGGCGGCGACTCGGCCTGCAGCCGGGGGTCCTCGCCGATACGCTGCGCGATCTTGCCCTTTTCCTGGACCAGGTCGACCGGCGTGAGCTTCTCGTCGTCCAGGTCCTTGAGCTGGTTGAACCGCCGGGAATCGATCACGCCGACGACCTGCAGCTTCATGCCGAACATGTCGATGTAGGCGGAACCGGCGTCCTCCGGTCTGATGCCCACCACCGCGGCCACGTCGTCGGGCAGGATGGCCGCGTCCCGTTCCCCGGGCTCGAACCACCTGCCGCCGAGGAGGTATTCGTCGAGGCGGGTCGCCCTCGGCTCGTCCGGGGTCAGGCCCAGTATGCTGTTCACGTAACTTTCATGGGACGACTGGGGCGACGAGAAGGAGAAGAACCCCTTTTCGCCCTTGACCTGGGACATGTACCAGGCCCGCGGGATCAGCGTGGCCTTGTCTTCGAACGTGCTCTTGAGATAGTCGTAGACGGAGGGCTGCAGTCCCTTCCAGTTGCGGTCCCGGACCAGCGTCCCCTCGTAGGTCGGTTCGTTGTACCGCTCCAGCTTGTAGTACCTTAAGGACGTGGTGATGGACGTGAAGGACAGCACGGTGAAGGTCAAAAGCGTAATGGTCGCCGCCGTTAAGGCCGTGCGGATCTTCCGCTTGCGCAGGTTGGATACCCCCAGCGACAGGGCGACGGCCGTTGCGCTCAACCGGCCGATGTCGGCCTCGTGCATGCCGGTCTGCGCCCGCTTGATCTTCTGGACTTCCTGGTTGAACTTGGACAGGACGATGATCAGCACGGTCGTCCCCAGCGCGAAGATGACGAAGGCCAGGAAGATCACGTAGGGCGACGTGCTGAGCTTGAAGGCGGGATGCACCTGCTGCAGCACGAGGAAGACCGCGATGAAAAAGGCGGCGAACCCGAAGATCCGCTTGTTGATCGTCGGAAAACCGAAGACCAGGCGCTCCATGAAGAAGGAAAAGGGGATGAGCAGGATGAAATAGAAGATCACGCCTTTGACCGTGTCGTCCGCCGTGGACTTGACTTCCGGGTAGCCACGCGCTTCGAGCCCCCACGCTTCCCGCGATTTCGAGATGAAGGCGTCGTATTCCCGGTTCGCCAGGTGCTCCTCCGCCTCCAGGAGGGTGACGCGCGCCTGTTCGTGCAGCTGCTCGATGCGCTGGTTCTCCACGCCGAAGCGCGCGAGTTGCTTTAGCCTTACGTCATCCACGACCCACATGTCCCGCGTGCCCTGGTAGGACGGGTTCACGATAAGGCCCATATCGACCGGGTAACCCTGGCCCTGGGCCTCTTCCAGCATTTCCAGGGTCACTTCCTGAGGTTCGACGGGGTCCTTCAGGAAGGTATCGGGCGCGTTGGTCAGCAGGTACTTGACGCCGAAGAGGCTGGTGCTCATGAGCAGCTTGACGTGCTGACCCGGCTTGGCGAAGACGACGGCCGCGGGCACAGTGCGACCCTCCGTGCCGCTTTGCTTTTCAATGTAGCTGTGGCCGTACCACTGAGGTTCGGCATCGTTCTGCGCCAGGACGGTCAACTGGTCCAGCGCCGTGAGGTAACGGGAGTCGATGATCTCGTACACGTCCAGGGCCTGGGCACGGAACACGATCTGCAGGGTGGTGTTTTCATTCGCGCCGCTGGCCGCGTCCAGGGGGAAGGTCTTGTCGCCTTCCTGGCCCAGGTCGGGCGCGTAGACGATCTCGCCGTCCTCGTCCAGTGCGTACGTCCGCAGCTTGATCGGACCCTTCTGCTGCTTCAGCGGACGGAATTCGAAGCGTCCCAGGGAATCGGCCTTGGTGATGAGGATACCGCGCACGCCCGTATTGGTCAGTCCCTTGTAATAGGTGACCAGCGCGCCGGGGATGGGCTTCTTGGGCACGAAGAAGTTGACGTCCCGGTCGAACTCGTAGACCGTGCCCGCCATGTCGTGGGCCGTATCCTGGATCTTGAGCTTGGTCTCTTCGAAGAGTTCGCCGTCGGTGGTTGCCCGGGCGAGCATGACCGCGAGCGACCGTGCCTGCTCGGTGATATTGGCGATATTGACCGATTCGAAGCGGTCGTGGGGCGTATCCACCAGGCCCCGCGTCCCGTTCGGCGTGACGAAGGACATGCCCTTCTTGCCCATGTAGGTGACGGCTTCGCTGTCCAGGCCGAGCTTGACGGGCATGAAGTCCTTCCAGGTCCGCTGCGGCGGCACGATGGCGTTGACGTACCGGGCCGAATCGGCGCCGGCGCCGAAGGCTTCCTGGATATAGCTCGCGAATTTCCGCGAATAGGGGGCGAAGATGTTCTTTATGTAGTGATTGGTCGCCCAGGCGCCGTTGTCGAAGGTGCCGAAGGCAAACGCTCCGACGCGGGAGTCGTGGCTGGAAAGATCGATGCCGAAGAACATGTCGAAATCGATCTGGTCCGCCTCGGGGATCCTCGACATGAAGTAACCGCTCGCCCGGCCGTGCCGGTACAGCCAGTTGTGCGCGCCTTCCAGGCCTATGAAGTGGGCGGAAGTGGCCAGGATGACCACGGAGTACTTCGGGTTGTAGCTTTTGACCGCCCGGGCGACCTCGAGCAGCGCGGCGACACCCGTGGCGCTTTCGGCACCGGGCGCGACGCCCGGGACCACCGACATGGCGTCGTAGAAGGACGAGATGACGATCGTGTAGTCTTTCCATTTCGTTCGGGTCTCGTCCCTGGCGTTCGGCATTTCCTCGTCGAGACCGGGAATCCACCCGAAGATGTTCTTCCCTTCCACTACCTCCCAGTCCATGCGAGCCTGGACGTTCACCTGGTTGGTACCCGATTCGGCCAGGGCCAGCAGGCCGGGCACGTGCGCCTCATCGACCCAGTAACGGGGCACGTTGAGCGGAAGCCCCATGAACTTGAGCTCCGCCTCGCTCCGGGTCACCCGCCCGTTGTCGAAGAAGATGATAGCGCTGGCGCCGAGCATCCGGGCATTGATGAAGCGGTCCTGTGAATCGAAGTCCATGAGCACGACGCTGCCCTGCATCTCATACCCGTTGAAGTCGCCGAATTCCCCCTTGCCGCCATAGACGATCGGACCGGAAAGGCCCTCGCCGGGTGTGGTGGGCGTCCGCACGTGATTGGGCCAGAGGGCATGGAGAGGGATCTCCTCACCCGTCTCCAGCACCGTCAGCTTCGAACCCTTGTCGATGGGCACCGTGACCGGGAACGTCTCGGTCCGGATGTTTTCCAGTCCGATTTCTTCGAACTGGGTCCTGACGTACTGGTAGGCCGAATCGGCGCCGGCGTAACCCACCACCCGGGAGAGATAGGAGGAAAGGGTACGCACCGTGTTTTCGACCGATTCCGTGCTGACCGACTCCAGGGCCTCCTCGAGGTCGCGGTCGTGGCCCAGGAAAGGCTGAACTTCCTGAGGTTCCGGCAGGGAGATCAGCTTCATCAGGATGTTTTCGGTGATATCCTCGGGATGGAAGATGGTGACCGAGGACAGCATCAGCACCGCGATGGTGATGCCTATGCCCGTTTTTACCTTCGACCACATGTGCGTTTATCCCTGATTAGCGGCCGCGCGTGCCTGCCACCGCGTTGGCCGGTCATCGCATGGGCCAGCCGCGCCACAGTCCTGGTGCCGCTGCCGCTGTCCGAATGCGGAACTGGTGGTTTCGTACGCTGGAAGCCGCGCTGAACCGCCGCCTCGGCGTCAATTGTTGCCGGGGAACTTGGGAGTGCCCGGAACTGCCGCGAGGC includes:
- a CDS encoding alanine--glyoxylate aminotransferase family protein — translated: MPSNHDTFAPLDPGRRVLMGPGPSDMHPRVYQAMGAPLTGHLDPYFIGVMDDTKALLRYVFQTENAMTLAISATGSAGMETCICNLVEPGDEVLICVGGVFGDRMAQMTERHGGRLIRLEGEPGRPFTPEQVRQALEGCRPRVVGLVHAETSTGVLQPLEEIIPVIHEHGALVLVDTVASLGGTPVKVDAWGIDVCYTGSQKCLSAPPGLAPLTLNDRALEAIAARKTPVDNWYMDLSLINAYWDGDRTYHHTAPVSLFYALREALVLIHEEGLENGHRRHAANYEAFRAGIDAMGLAFFVDPPHRAPTINPVLAPEGIDEDGVRSRLLKDYGLELGGGLGPLKGKAWRVGLMGQSSQRDHVILCLGALEQALRAEGHEVAGSGVAAASAVYADAGTG
- a CDS encoding tetratricopeptide repeat protein, which gives rise to MFLRKVSICVLFALGFALLIPVAADAQKIELRSAKIYIRETPPQWDKAMALLETALEKDPGNNDAHYLLGLIHYYRGNFDTMFQNWETVTFDDLDKKDKEQFRNTLGSMIRTNYQTGQQSFEKEEYADAAQFYGRSVNATSMLQDILRSIGKKKEAEEADGLEPAKQQRYLYWGYAALNSKDYEGSRMALEKLTEADPNKFEAWDGLINVYYNTQVWDKVVIACDRIIELSEAVDLNTYLIKRDAYFNVADTANVITTYEQAMEAFPEEKSLYRELGSIHSSKNNLEKAIEVLEKGTAAIPEDQDLLRYLGTNYYNKGLSDRDGGNVEASSAAFNGAIESMNKLLVLEPKSIEAHDILGDSYAGLASIETDEARKMELFTKGEEHQKTKMDLITSGEGM
- a CDS encoding SPOR domain-containing protein, which translates into the protein MRYDFPLKTPVQVALLALCLLFGMNLAGCAWLLGQRAPATSPPAPQPEAQEPESQEPEAQAPDDDASRPDGALMGNQAKAASETSVNATVAEPILGYRVQLYSFTSRESAEAALQQVEQTLSEWSYGVYVDEKSNSFKVRVGDFKEKADADILRDWLRTRGFVDAWTARTLIKTR
- a CDS encoding M28 family peptidase, whose amino-acid sequence is MWSKVKTGIGITIAVLMLSSVTIFHPEDITENILMKLISLPEPQEVQPFLGHDRDLEEALESVSTESVENTVRTLSSYLSRVVGYAGADSAYQYVRTQFEEIGLENIRTETFPVTVPIDKGSKLTVLETGEEIPLHALWPNHVRTPTTPGEGLSGPIVYGGKGEFGDFNGYEMQGSVVLMDFDSQDRFINARMLGASAIIFFDNGRVTRSEAELKFMGLPLNVPRYWVDEAHVPGLLALAESGTNQVNVQARMDWEVVEGKNIFGWIPGLDEEMPNARDETRTKWKDYTIVISSFYDAMSVVPGVAPGAESATGVAALLEVARAVKSYNPKYSVVILATSAHFIGLEGAHNWLYRHGRASGYFMSRIPEADQIDFDMFFGIDLSSHDSRVGAFAFGTFDNGAWATNHYIKNIFAPYSRKFASYIQEAFGAGADSARYVNAIVPPQRTWKDFMPVKLGLDSEAVTYMGKKGMSFVTPNGTRGLVDTPHDRFESVNIANITEQARSLAVMLARATTDGELFEETKLKIQDTAHDMAGTVYEFDRDVNFFVPKKPIPGALVTYYKGLTNTGVRGILITKADSLGRFEFRPLKQQKGPIKLRTYALDEDGEIVYAPDLGQEGDKTFPLDAASGANENTTLQIVFRAQALDVYEIIDSRYLTALDQLTVLAQNDAEPQWYGHSYIEKQSGTEGRTVPAAVVFAKPGQHVKLLMSTSLFGVKYLLTNAPDTFLKDPVEPQEVTLEMLEEAQGQGYPVDMGLIVNPSYQGTRDMWVVDDVRLKQLARFGVENQRIEQLHEQARVTLLEAEEHLANREYDAFISKSREAWGLEARGYPEVKSTADDTVKGVIFYFILLIPFSFFMERLVFGFPTINKRIFGFAAFFIAVFLVLQQVHPAFKLSTSPYVIFLAFVIFALGTTVLIIVLSKFNQEVQKIKRAQTGMHEADIGRLSATAVALSLGVSNLRKRKIRTALTAATITLLTFTVLSFTSITTSLRYYKLERYNEPTYEGTLVRDRNWKGLQPSVYDYLKSTFEDKATLIPRAWYMSQVKGEKGFFSFSSPQSSHESYVNSILGLTPDEPRATRLDEYLLGGRWFEPGERDAAILPDDVAAVVGIRPEDAGSAYIDMFGMKLQVVGVIDSRRFNQLKDLDDEKLTPVDLVQEKGKIAQRIGEDPRLQAESPPEAFIHLESNNVMILPFETVMDLDGKMYSVAITDFLDESGQLNPDFDRDIEDFLSRVAMTMFVGKDGTVNVYSSIGSTSIGGLGNFLIPILVAAMIVLNTMMGAVHERFREIGVYSSVGLAPSHIAALFLAESSVFATVGAVLGYLGGQTITLVLANYDILAGLSLNYSSLSAVWSVVVVMATVFLSTAYPAKKAADMAVPDVGREWKFPEPDGDDWSFDFPFTIGSVEVLGMYAYLTRVFESYEEGSLGAFVTENVQLTAVEGATDQPMYHISMMTWLAPYDLGISQKVSLSAAPAENERDLYAVWVDIHRESGDVASWQRINRRFLSVLRKRFLVWRTLPQDLKNEYAATGREMTERMEEAGQPV
- the pyrR gene encoding bifunctional pyr operon transcriptional regulator/uracil phosphoribosyltransferase PyrR — its product is MSEQILDREGIARALSRIARQILERNQDASGIAIVGIQRRGDWLARRLAEAIREAEDTAVPVGVLDINLYRDDLQVRADYPVVRTTDIPFDIEGRTVILVDDVLYTGRTIRAALDELKDFGRARRIELAVLIDREGRELPIQADYIGETIEVGPGRTVVVHVHELDRDDNVAVEEVA
- a CDS encoding dihydroorotase; translated protein: MRPDRTDTIGGAAGVAGLAVVRNGRIVDPASGCDEQADLWMRDGRIVDRPADDEAKGAAVIDADGLFVLPGLVDLHAHLCEPGFEYRETLESGALAAAAGGVTAVACMPDTDPVIDDAPMVEFVRERAAGAAAKIHPIAAVTAGRAGERLTEAGELAEAGAVALSDAGRSIRNPAILRRALEYSRMFDLPILVHCEDPSLSAGGHMHEGSHATRLGLKGIPSIAEETVVARDLMLAEWTGGRIHVTHASTAVTVDLIRSAKQRGVRVTADASPHHLVLTDDSLSTYAYDTHLKVNPPLRSKADVEALRYGLADGTIDAVASGHTPRSVDEKYTEFQEALPGATGLETMLAVVFTELVRPGLLTLGEAVKALSASPAGILGVEGGSLASGGPADLLLFDPDGTWTVDPASFRSRSSNSPFTGRTLEGCITMTIVGDRVSYRRDAPESP
- a CDS encoding sugar phosphate isomerase/epimerase produces the protein MKFAFCNEMFQDVPLRRIFQTAAEIGYDGVEIAPFTVARSVNEVGPDARKAIRDDAAESGIEITGLHWLLLSPEGLYLNHPDDGIRYCTRLYLCDLIRFCGDIGGRFMVAGSPKQRNVLPDQTYEATWDRTRQAYLECLPTAEECGVTLCLEPLDSAQTNFINTPDEAARMVREIDHPQFRLIIDVRATLCQGLDVAAAIHQHRDITAYIHFNDATGNGPGFGDTDFVPILQALRETGYDGYGSVEVFDYSFGAEHIARKSLETLKAAWSASSTPREGAAGTAQDAADAPREGAAGTAQDVARGPREGAAG
- a CDS encoding aspartate carbamoyltransferase catalytic subunit, which codes for MAKNRLRALRHRHLIGLEDYSREEIGLILDTADSFKEVIRRPIRKVPALRGKNVVNLFFESSTRTRLSFELAEKQLSADTLNFASTGSSVSKGESLSDTARNIEAMQVDCVVVRHGGAGAPLFLSQCLSSAVVINAGDGAHEHPTQGLLDLLTMRDALGRLEGLKVALIGDIAHSRVARSNIWGLRKMGADVVVCGPPTLIPVDIEEMGVEVCYHLEDALRGADVVYALRIQLERQQEAFFPSQREYTRLFGIDPERLDLAKPEAIVMHPGPINRGVELDSRVADSGRSVILDQVTNGVAVRMAVLYLLNGGGERDAA